The Streptomyces sp. NBC_01463 DNA window CGGCCAGGTCCAGCAGACCCTCGTCCCGCAGCCGCAGGACCAGAACGGCAGTGAACGTCTTGGTGAGGGAACCGATCCTGAACTGGGTGTCCGTATCCGGTGCATGGCCGTCGACACAGCTGCGGGAGCCGTCCCAGACCATCCGCCCCTGTCGTTGTACGGCAGCGACCACCGAGGGCGAGCGCCCCTGGGCCTGGGCGGTGGCGATGCGGTGCAGCAGCGCGCGCCGCGTACCGGGAAGCAATGGTTCAGCGGGAGAAGTCATCGTCAACAAGTACCTCCCCCACCGGCGCACGGCGACCTCATTTACCGTCGCCCGGACGCGGGGGTCTCCTCGGGCCGGAGCAATCGCCGGGCGACGAGCTCCGAACGGGTCAGTTCGAGCAACCGCCCCATCCAGTTGCGTCCCCGGTCGTCGGGAGCGTCTCTCCAGAATGGTGAGTCCGAGAGGCCGGTGTAGCTGATCCTGGCGTCCCCTGTGGAGACGAGGACCTCGGCGAGTTCAGGGTGCTGGGTGAACTTCGCACGGACGAGCCCTGCCATCACCGCGAGCCGGACGTCGGGCCAGTCGCTCCGGTGCGCTGCCCGGCCACCCAGGTCATGCGCCTCTCTGCCGGAGGCCGCGTCCCGGATCCTGCCTCTGTCGGAGGCGTCCGCCGCCGACAGCGCCCAGTACCCGTGCAGTACGGACGCATAGGACTCGCCGGCGAACACGATCCAGGCAGGGAAGTCGTTGCGGAGCATGAACAGACCCGGCTGCTCGGGCCACCCCTGTGGGTACACGGTCTCGTGCGAGACGAGAGCCGGTCGGCCGGGTTCTGAAGGATCGTCGGAATGCCGGACGGCTCGCTGTTCCTGCTCGCTCTCGACTCCCTCGTCTCCGCGGCCGAAGTAGTCCAGGACGCCCTGATGCATCTCCGCTGTCACTACCGGACCGTCGCCGCCGACGGCCTCGCCAACGTTCGTGAGCAGGATCCGCAAGGGACGGTCCTGGCGGTCCATGTCTCCGAGGACATAGATCCGAAGATGCGGTGGCACCGACAGATACGCCGCCCGGAGAAGTGCCCGGTTGGACTCGTCCGGCTCCCGCTGGAAGCGCCGGATCGCATCCCAGCAACGCTGCCCGGCTGTTGGCCGTTCATTGAGTTCCTCGATGCGGTCAGCGACTTCCAGGAGGAACCCCTCCGGCGTCAGCGGTTCGCCGCACCGAGAGGCCCACTTCGACGGCTCGTCGGGAAGCGGCGGAGCCTCAGGATCGGTCGCCGCCAGTCGGCCCGTTGCCAGCCACTTCACGAGGCCGGCGAGGTCCGTACGTTCTCCGCAGCTGATCGCTCCGTCAGCGAAGACGACCAGGTCGTCGAGGTAGTACTCACCGTCCGGTCGATACCGCCGCCAGACGTGGCACCAGGCCCCGTCGATCCTCTCTCCGTCCACCATCCGATAGGTCGGTCCCCGCCAAGTCATGGGCGCACGCTACTGCCTGCGGGACGATCATGGGAGTGGCAACGGAGTCCCCAGGCCGCTGCCTCCTGCCCGGCCGGGGAGGGCGGTGGAACCTTCGGGGCGAGCCGGTCGCGGGCCGCTCGTGGCCGGGAGCCCGTCAACGGTCGTTCCCCGGTCGCGGGCGCTGTGCGCTTCCGGATCAGGTCTGCGCCATGTCCACGAAGCGCGAGTAGTGGCCCTGGAAGGCGACGGTGATCGTCGCCGTCGGACCGTTACGGTGCTTGGCCACGATCAGGTCCGCCTCGCCCGCACGCGGCGACTCCTTCTCGTAGGCGTCCTCGCGGTGCAGCAGGATCACCATGTCGGCGTCCTGCTCGATCGAACCGGACTCACGGAGGTCGGACACCATCGGCTTCTTGTCCGTGCGCTGCTCGGGGCCACGGTTCAGCTGGGAGAGCGCGATGACCGGCAGCTGGAGTTCCTTGGCCAGCAGCTTGAGGTTTCGCGACATGTCCGAGACCTCCTGCTGGCGGCTCTCGGCCCGCTTGGAACCGCCGGACTGCATCAGCTGCAGATAGTCGATGACCACCAGCTTGAGGTCGTTGCGCTGCTTGAGACGGCGACACTTGGCCCGGATCTCCATCATGGAGAGGTTCGGGGAGTCGTCGATGTAGAGCGGGGCCGCGGAGACGTCGGGCATGCGCCGCGCCAGCCGCGTCCAGTCCTCGTCGGTCATGGTGCCCGAGCGCATGTGGTGCAGCGCCACCCGGGCCTCGGCGGACAGCAGACGCATCGCGATCTCGTTCCGCCCCATTTCGAGGGAGAAGATCACGCTGGGCAGATTGCTCTTGATCGAGCAGGCCCGGGCGAAGTCCAGCGCCAGGGTGGACTTACCCATGGCGGGACGGGCCGCGATCACGACCATCTGGCCGGGGTGGAGGCCGTTGGTCAATGCGTCGAGGTCGGTGAAGCCGGTCGGTACACCGGTCATCTCACCGCTGCGTGAACCGATCGCCTCGATCTCGTCGAGCGCGCCCTCCATGATGTCGCCCAGCGGCAGGTAGTCCTCGCTGGTCCGCTGTTCGGTGACGGCGTAGATCTCGGCCTGGGCGGAGTTGACGATGTCGTCGACATCGCCGTCGGCCGCGTATCCCATCTGCGTGATCTTCGTGCCTGCCTCGACGAGCCGCCGCAGAACGGCGCGCTCGTGAACGATCTCCGCGTAGTACGAGGCGTTGGCCGCGGTCGGCACCGACTGGACCAGGGTGTGCAGATACGGAGCTCCACCCACCTTGGTGATCTCGCCGCGCTTGACCAGCTCGGCGGCGACCGTGATGGGGTCGGCCGGCTCGCCCTTGGCGTAGAGGTCGAGGATCGCCTGGAAAACGGTCTCGTGCGCCGGGCGGTAGAAGTCGTGGCCCTTGATGATCTCGACGACGTCGGCGATGGCGTCCTTGGACAGGAGCATGCCACCCAGGACGGACTGCTCCGCGTCCAGGTCCTGGGGAGGGACCCGCTCGAAACCGGGGGAACCACCCTCCCAGCTGCTGCTCTCCCGGCCGCGGTCGTGCTGCTCCCCGCGGTCCCTGCCCTCGCCCCGACGCTGGCGGGAAACAGGCAGACGGTCGCTGGGACCGGTGTCGGCCCAGGGGTCGTCCAAAGGCTCGGGAATGCTCATCCGGCCACCTCCTCCCGTCCGCTGTGCGGACCTAGCCGTGCCACTCTTTCTTACGGCACGGCACCGACAAACAAGACGCCCGACTCCGGTTCCGGTGTGTCGGGTTCTGCGGGTTTCGGGGCCGAAACGAGGTGGGGGCGCCGGACCACGGTAGGCCGCCCCGCACCGTCAGCCAATCTGGTTATCCACAGGGCATGTGGACGACGGACCAGATGCTGTGGAGAACCCTCCAGAACCTGTGCACGGACCGGGGGACAGCACTGTGGACAAACTCATAGCGACCTTTCTATCGCCGTCCTGACCTGCACTTTCTCCATCCACGGGCTGTGGGGGAGAAAAACTTTCACAGTCGGCACAAGATCCCGGCAACCGGCCCATGACAGAACGCCATCCTGCGGCCAATGTAAGGATCACTAAGGTCTTGCATCTATTACCTGTGGAAGATTAGATTGGCACCCATGATCCAGGCACCGGCGACCCCGCCGTCTCGTCGCCGTCGGCACGACCGCGAGATCATCGCGCTCGCCGTCCCGGCCTTCGGCGCGCTCGTGGCCGAGCCCCTCTTCGTGATGGTCGACAGCGCGATCGTCGGCCACCTCGGCACTCCGCAACTGGCCGGCCTCGCCGTTGCCGCAGCCCTGCTGACGACCGCCGTGAGCATCTTCGTCTTCCTCGCCTACGCCACCACCGCGGCCGTCGCCCGCCGGGTCGGCGCCGGGGATCTGGCCTCCGCGATCCGCCAGGGCATGGACGGCATCTGGCTGGCGATACTGCTCGGCCTCGCCGTCATCGCCGTGACCCTCCCCCTGGCTCCCTGGCTCGTGGGGGTGTTCGGCGCCTCCGACACCGCAACCCCCTACGCCACCACCTATCTGCGGATCTCCAGCCTCGGCATTCCCGCGATGCTCGTGGTGCTTGCCGCGACCGGTGTCCTGCGGGGCCTGCAGAACACCCGCACACCGCTGTACGTCGCCATCGGCGGATTCGCCGCCAACGCCGCCCTCAACGCGGGACTCGTCTACGGCGCCGGGCTGGGCATCGCCGGCTCGGCCTGGGGCACGGTGATCGCGCAGGTCGGGATGGCGGTCGCCTATCTCGTCGTGGTGGTCCGCGGCGCCCGGCGGCACGGGGCCTCATTGCGGCCCGACGTCGCCGGCATCAGGGCCAGCGCCCAAGCAGGCGTGCCCCTCCTGGTCCGTACGCTTTCGCTCCGTGCCGTCCTGCTCATCGCCACGGCCGTCGCCGCTCGGCTGGGCGACACCGACATCGCCGCGCACCAGATCATTCTTTCGCTGTGGAGCCTGATGGCCTTCGCGCTGGACGCCATCGCCATCGCGGGCCAGGCCATCATCGGGCGCTACCTGGGCGCCGACGACACCAAGGGAGCGCGCGAGGCCTGCCGCCGCATGGTGGAGTGGGGCATCGCCTCAGGTGTGGTGTTCGGGGTGCTGATCGTTCTCGCCCGCCCCCTGTTCGTACCGCTCTTCACCAGCGATCAAGCGGTGAAGGACACACTGTTCCCGGCCTTGCTGGTGGTGGCGCTGACCCAGCCGGTCGCCGGAGTCGTCTTCGTCCTGGACGGTGTCCTGATGGGCGCCGGGGACGGCCCGTATCTCGCCTGGGCCATGCTCGTCACCCTGGCGGTCTTCGCCCCCGCGGCCCTGCTGGTCCCCGCCCTCGGCGGGGGACTGACCGCCCTGTGGTGCGCGATGGCGCTGATGATGCTGGTGCGCATGGCGACCCTCTGGCTCCGCGCCCGTTCCGGCAAGTGGCTGGTCACCGGCGCGACCCGCTGACGCGGGATTTCTCCACAGCCCGGCCCAGTCCAGCCCACAGACGGTGTCCCGTTTCACGTGAAACGGGACACGGTGAGCCGCAGAGGGCAGAGGGCAGAGGGAACCGGACCGCCCACGGCGAAGGGCCGCACCCCTGGGGGTGCGGCCCTTCACTGTTCTGCTGAGGTGCGGCCTATTCAGGCAGCAACAACCTCGATGCCGAGCTTCGCAGCGACCTCGGGGTGCAGACGCACGGACACCTGGTGTCCGCCGAGCGTCTTGATGGCCGAGCCGAGCTCGACGCGACGCTTGTCGACATCCGGGCCACCGGCGGCCTTGATCGCCGAAGCGATGTCGGCCGGGGTGACGGAGCCGAAGAGACGGCCGGCGTCGCCGGAGCGAACAGCCAGACGGACCTTCACGGCCTCGAGCTTGGCCTTGATCTCGTTGGCCTGCTCGATGGTGGCGATCTCGTGGATCTTGCGGGCGCGGCGGATCTGCGCCACGTCCTTCTCGCCACCCTTGGTCCAGCGGATGGCAAAGCCACGCGGGACCAGGTAGTTACGGGCGTACCCGTCCTTGACGTCTACAACGTCGCCCGCAGCACCGAGGCCGGAGACCTCGTGGGTGAGGATGATCTTCATGATTCGGTCACCCTTCCCTTATCGCGCGGTGGACGTGTAGGGCAGCAGCGCCATCTCACGGCTGTTCTTCACTGCCGTGGCGACGTCACGCTGGTGCTGAGTGCAGTTGCCCGTAACGCGGCGGGCACGGATCTTGCCGCGGTCGGAAATGAACTTCCGCAGCATGTTCGTGTCCTTGTAGTCCACGTACTGGGTCTTGTCCTTGCAGAACGCGCAGACCTTCTTCTTAGGCTTGCGCACAGGCGGCTTCGCCATGGTGTTTCTCCTGTGTGATCAAGAAGTGGGGGTACGAGCTGCCCTAGAAGGGAGGCTCGTCCGAGTAGCCGCCGCCAGAAGAACCGCCGGAACCGCCGGAGCTTCCGCCCCAACCGCCTCCGCCGCTCTGCTGGCCCCCGCCCTGCTGGCCGCCGGCCGGCGCGCTGGTGGCCCACGGGTCGTCGGCGGGAGCACCGCCACCGCCCTGCTGACCACCTGAACCGGGACCGCCGCCCCAGTTACCGCCACCCTGCTGGCCGCCGCCGTATCCACCCTGGCCGCCCTGGCCACCACGACCGGTGGTCTTGGTGACCTTGGCCGTGGCGCTCTTGAGACTGGGGCCGACTTCCTCGACGTCCAGCTCGTAGACCGTGCGCTTGACGCCCTCGCGGTCTTCGTACGACCGCTGCTTCAGCCGGCCCTGCACGACAACGCGCATGCCTCGCGTGAGCGACTCGGCGACGTTCTCCGCCGCCTGACGCCAGACCGAGCAGGTGAGGAACAGGCCTTCGCCGTCCTTCCACTCATTGGTCTGCCGGTCGAAGATGCGGGGAGTGGACGCGACGCGGAACTTCGCGACCGCCGCACCGGACGGGGTGAAGCGCAGCTCGGGGTCGTCGACGAGATTGCCGACGACCGTGATGACGGTCTCGCCTGCCATGGATGAACCTCTCGGCGGGGATTGCTTCTGGCTGCTTGCTGCTACTCGAACCCGATGACCACTGAGCTAGAAGCTCAGTGGATCTCGGGACGGAGGACCTTGGTCCGGAGGACCGACTCGTTCAGGTTCATCTGGCGGTCGAGCTCCTTGACGACCGCAGGCTCGGCCTGCAGGTCGATGACCGAGTAGATGCCCTCGGGCTTCTTCTTGATCTCGTAAGCGAGCCGACGACGGCCCCAGGTGTCGACCTTCTCAACCTTTCCTTCGCCCTCACGGACGACGGAGAGGAAGTTCTCGATCAGCGGGGAGACTGCTCGCTCCTCGAGATCGGGGTCGAGGATGACCATCACCTCGTAGTGACGCATGTGGAACCCACCTCCTTTGGACTCAGCGGCCACGGTCGTTCCGTGGCAGGAGGGTCGTGATGCGTGAAGCATCAGTGTCTCCGAGTAAAACAGCCGCCACTGACAACGCCCTCCCTCGAGGAGGGGCTGACTGTGCTGGCCTGGGCAGACACCGGTGCAGACCGTACAGAGTACCTGTAGACCGGCTTCCGGTTGAAATCCGGTGGTCAGGAGACGCAATCTGTACACATCGGGTGTGAGCGGCGCCACGATGCGCCGCCTTTCGGCCAGGAGGTACTCCATGGCACAAGCAATGCGATCCCGCTCCTCCGTCTCCCTCTTCGCGACCGACGGCAGGCCCCACCCCCTCCAGGACACCCTGGTGGCGGTGACGGTGGTGCTCGGCGCCCTCGCGTTCGTGACGGCGATGTTCCACAGCCTGCATCTGATCAGCTCGTGGGCCGGGCTGATCGGGATCATCACGGGTGCGTACGGGCAGTACATCTCCGTGACCACCCGGGAACGGTTCCCGCTGATCCTCGGTATGGGAGCGGCCGCCCTCGGGTTCTTCCTCGGCATGGCCCACGGCGGTCTCTTCGGCGGCGTGGTCGGCTGACCGCGCCGCAGCAGCGGCCCGGCGGTGTGCGGGGCGGTGCCGTCCACGGACGGGGCCGCCTCGCGGACCGTGCCGGACCGCACAGGTACGACGGGGCCAGACCGCGCGCTTCCCGGTCACAGTAGGCTTCGGCGCGAGAGCCGGAGCCCCTGACCGATGGGGACACACCTGCCGAGGAGCGCCCCGCATGAGCCTGACCCTGAGGACCATCAGCCGAGAGCAGCATCTGGCGTACATCCAGAGTCTGCCCGCGGCCAGTCACATGCAGGTCCCGGCATGGGCGGATGTGAAGGCCGAGTGGCGCTCGGAGAGCCTGGGCTGGTTCGACAAGGACGGTCAGCTCGTCGGAGCCGGTCTGGTGCTCTACCGCCAGCTGCCCAAGATCAAGCGCTACCTTGCCTATCTGCCCGAGGGCCCGGTGATCAACTGGTACGCCCCGAATCTGGCCGACTGGCTGCAGCCGATGCTGACGCACCTCAAGCAGCAGGGCGCCTTCTCGGTGAAGATGGGCCCGCCGGTCGTCATCCGGCGCTGGGACGCCGCCGCCATCAAGGCCGGCATCCAGGACCCGGACGTGAAGCGCCTGCGTGACGTCGAGGCCACCCACATCGAGCCGCGCGCCTTCGAGGTCGCCGACCGGCTGCGCAAGATGGGCTGGCAGCAGGGCGAGGACGGCGGCGCCGGATTCGGTGACGTACAGCCCCGCTACATCTTCCAGGTGCCGCTGGCCAACCGTTCCCTCGAAGACGTCCACAAGGGCTTCAACCAGCTCTGGCGGCGCAACATCAAGAAGGCCGAGAAGGCCGGCGTCGAGGTCGTCCAGGGCAGCTACGCGGAGCTCGCCGAGTGGCAGCGGCTGTACGAGATCACGGCGGAGCGCGACCACTTCCGCCCGCGCCCGCTCGGCTACTTCCAGCGCATGTGGACGGCGCTGAACAACGAGGACCCCAACCGGATGCGGCTGTACTTCGCGCGTCACGAGGGGGAGAACGTCGCGGCCGCGACCATGCTGATCGTGGGCGGACACGTCTGGTACTCCTACGGCGCATCGGCCAACCACAAGCGTGAGGTCCGGCCCTCGAACGCGATGCAGTGGCGGATGCTGCGCGACGCGTACGCCATGGGTGCCACCGTCTACGACCTGCGCGGCATCTCCGACTCCCTGGACGAGACCGATCACCTCTTCGGCCTGATCCAGTTCAAGGTGGGCACGGGCGGCCAGGCCGCGGAGTACCTCGGTGAGTGGGACTTCCCGCTCAACAAGCTGCTGCACAAGGCGCTCGACATCTATATGTCGCGCCGCTGATCCATGCGTCCGCCGCGCCGCCGATCCTCGGCGCAAGGCTGACGAAACCGGCTTCATTCGTTTCAATGGGCTCTTCGAGTAGCTCCGCACACCTCTGATACACCGCAGCCACCAGAAAGGTTCCGGACCGGCCATGGCGCTCTCCCTGTACGTCGACACCGCGCGCTGGCGGGCGCACCAGAAATCCGTTCTCGACCAGTTCCCCGGTCTCGTACCGGTCTGCAAGGGCAACGGGTACGGCTTCGGCCACGAGCGGCTGGCCGACGAGGCGATCCGTTTCGGCTCCGACATCCTCGCGGTCGGCACGACCTACGAAGCGGCCCGCATCAAGGACTGGTTCAGCGGTGATCTGCTGGTGCTCACGCCGTTCCGGCGGGGCGAGGAGCCGGTGCCGCTGCCGGACCGCGTCATCCGTTCCGTGTCCTCCGTGGACGGCGTGCACGCCCTGGTGGGCGCCCGGGTCGTCATCGAGTGCATGAGCTCGATGAAGCGCCACGGCGTCAAGGAGGAGGAGCTCGGGCAGCTGCACGCCGCCATCGAGGACGTACGCCTCGAAGGTTTCGCCCTGCACCTGCCGCTGGACCGCACGGACGGCTCGGACGCGGTCGAAGAGGTCATCGCCTGGATGGACCGCCTCCGGGCGGCCCGGCTGCCGCTGCACACGATGTTCGTCAGCCACCTCCGGGCCGAGGAACTGGCCCGGCTGCAGCAGCAGTTCCCGCAGACCCGGTTCCGCGCCCGCATCGGTACCCGGCTGTGGCTCGGCGACCACGAGGCGACGGAGTACCGGGGTGCCGTGCTCGACGTCACGCGCGTCGTCAAGGGCGACCGGTTCGGCTACCGGCAGCAGAAGGCCGCATCCGACGGCTGGCTGGTCGTCGTCGCGGGCGGTACGTCGCACGGCGTCGGCCTGGAGGCCCCGAAGGCCCTGCACGGCGTGATGCCGCGCGCCAAGGGGGTCGCCCGGGCAGGTCTGGCCACCGTCAACCGCAACCTGTCGCCGTTCGTCTGGGCCGGCAAGCAGCGCTGGTTCGCCGAGCCGCCGCACATGCAGGTGTCGATCCTGTTCGTGCCCTCGGACGCCGAGGAACCGCGGGTGGGCGACGAGCTGGTGGCCCATCTGCGCCACACGACCACACAGTTCGACCGGCTCGTCGACCGCTGAGCCGCCGGCCGGCCCCGGTCCTCAGTCGGCGGCCGGGGTGCCCGCCGTGCCCCACTCCACACGCGGTCCCGCGACCGTGAGTGCCGCGTGGCGCGGCGGATGCGCCGCCGCGTGTCCCAGGACGAAGACGTCCTCCGCACCGTCGAGCACCCCGCCCGACGGGTCGTCGGAGCCGTCGCGCCGCACCACGTCGCGCTCCGGCATCAGGATGTCCCGTACGACCACGGCGCACAGGTACAGCGTGCCCAGCAGATGCAGGACGATCGCGAGCTGGTAGCCCTCCGTCGGCAGCCCCTGGTGCTTGTCGCCGCTCGTCGTGTACGCGAGGTACATCCAGATCCCGAGGAAGTACATGACCTCGCACGCCTGCCAGATCAGGAAGTCCCGCCAGCGCGGCCTGGCCAGCGCGGCGAGGGGGATCAGCCACAGCACGTACTGCGGTGAGTAGACCTTGTTGACGAGGATGAACACCGCGACGACGAGGAAGGCGAGCTGCGCGAACCGCGGCCTGCGGGGGGCCGTCAGCGTCAGTGCGCCGATGGCGGCGCACAGGACGAGAGTCGCCAGCGTGGAGACGGTGTTGACCGTGGAGACCTCGATGGGGGCGCCGGTGCGCTGGGTGATGACCAGCCAGAAGGACCCGAAGTCGATCGAGCGCTCCTCGCTGAAGGTGTAGAACTTCTTCCAGCCCTCGGGGGCGAACACCATCACCGGCAGGTTGACCACCAGCCAGGATCCGGCCGTGCCGAGCGCCGCCACCCCGAACTCCCGCCATTTCCCGGCCCGCCAGCACAGCACGAAGGCGGGGCCCAGCAGGAGCACCGGATACAGCTTGGCGGCCGTGGCCAGCCCGACGAGGATGCCGAACGCCAGGGTGCGGCTCCTGGACCACATGAGCATCGCCGCAGCCGTGAGGGCGACGGCCAGCAGGTCCCAGTTGATCGTGGCCGTGAGCGCGAACGCGGGCGCCAGCGCCACCAGGAGGCCGTCCCAGGGGCGGCGCCGGTGCGTGCGGGCGACACAGACGGCGATGATCGCGGTGCAGATCATCAGCATGCCCGCGTTGACCATCCAGTAGGCCTGTTCCTGCTCCTGGATGGAGCCGCCCGGGGTCAGCCAGGCGGCGACCTGCATGAACACACCGGTGAGGACCGGGTACTCCAGGAACTGCATGTCGCCGGGCAGCCGGTCGAAGTACGGCACCAGGCCCTCGGCGAAGCCGCGTCCTGAGTACAGATGCGGAATGTCGGAGTAACAGGCATGGGTGTACTGGGAGCCGGCTCCTCTGAACCAGGCCCAGTTGTAGCAGGGCAGCTTCTGCACCATGCCGAGCGCGAACATCCCGAGCGCCACCAGCGCGACGGCGCCGACGGGGGTGAGCGCGGTGCTGCCGAGCCGCGTCCAGCGCTCCGACCTCCCGCCGATCAGCTCGCTGCCGGCCGCGGCGATCTCGTCCTGGTGCGTGGGCCGTACGACGGACCGTTCCTGGTGCACGCTCGTGTCCTCTGCGCTTGGCATGCCGCACATCCTGCCGTACCGGTCTGTGGAAACGACGAGGGCCGCCGCACCCCGTGGTGCGGCGGCCCTCGTCATCCTGTCCGGGATCACCCCGCGCGGGCCTGTCGGACGCGCGCGGTGTGCTGCCGGCCGGGGGAGCTATCCGCCCCCGCCGCCGAAGAGACTCCCGTTGCCATTGCCATTGCCGTTCCCGTTGCCACCCGTGTCGGGCGAGGGACTGGTACCCCCGTCACCGGCCGTGGTGCCTGCGTCCGTACCGCTCGTGGTGCCGTCCGTCGTGCCGGCGTCCGTACCCGCGTCGGCCCCGCCGTTGGCGTTGCCGCCGTTGTCCTGGCAGTCCCAGCCCCATGTGCCGCAGGTCTGGGACGGGTCGGGCGTGGGCAGGTCCGGCGTCGGCGACGGCGTGCTGCTCGGCGTCTCGGAAGGCGTGGGCGTCGGCGTCGGCGTCGGCGTGGGCGTGGGGGTGGGGCTGTGCGCGCCGCCACCGTAGACCGTGTCACCGATCGGCTCCGGCTTCGGGAAGGACACCTTGTCCTGGCCCTCCATCGCCTCGGCCATGTAGTCGTGCCAGATCCGGGCGGGGAACGAGGCTCCGTGGATCTTCTCCTCACCGCCGGTGCCGTACATCTTCTCGAACTTGCGGTTCTTGTTGTTGTCGTCGTCGTCCAGCCGGTACATGCTGATCGCCGTCGACAGCTGCGGGGTGTAGCCGACGAACCAGGCGGACAGGTTGTCGTCCGTCGTACCCGTCTTGCCCGCGACATCCCGCCCGGGAAGCTTGGCCGGGGTACCGGTTCCCTTGTCGACGACGTTCTTGAGGACGTCGGTCACGTTGTCGGCGATGACGTTGGAGAAGGCGCTCTTGGTGACCACCTCGTGGCGGTAGATCACCTCGCCGCGCTTCTTCACCTCCGTCACCGAGAAGGGGTCACGCTGCTGGCCGCTGGCCGCGAACGTGGCATAGGCGCCCGCCATGCTGGTCGTGCTGGGCGAGGAGGTACCGATGGAGAACGACGGAACGTTGGCGTTCGCCATGTACTTGTCGTCCTTCAGGCCGGCCGCGATGGCAGCCGCCTTCACCTTGTCGGTGCCTACGTCCATGCCCAGCTGCACGTAGGGCGAGTTGGCGGACACCCGCATCGCCTCGCGAAGGGTGACAGGGCCCAGCGACTCGTGGCCGTCGTTGGCCTGGAGCCATTCGTCGCCGTTCTCGTCGGTCCAGATGTCGCCGTTGTACTTCTTGATCTTCAGCTTGTCGTCGCCGTTGTAGATGCTCTTGGGCGAGACCTTCGTACGTTCGGACTCGCCCTGGTCCGCACCGCCCGTCGGGTCGCGCTTGCCGTACTCCATCGCGGCCGCCAGCACGAAGGGCTTGAAGGTCGATCCGACCGCGGCGCCGGTCGGGTCGGCGTTGCTCGTGTAGTGCTTCGTCGCGTCCTGACCACCGTAGATCGCCTCGATG harbors:
- a CDS encoding NADAR family protein encodes the protein MVDGERIDGAWCHVWRRYRPDGEYYLDDLVVFADGAISCGERTDLAGLVKWLATGRLAATDPEAPPLPDEPSKWASRCGEPLTPEGFLLEVADRIEELNERPTAGQRCWDAIRRFQREPDESNRALLRAAYLSVPPHLRIYVLGDMDRQDRPLRILLTNVGEAVGGDGPVVTAEMHQGVLDYFGRGDEGVESEQEQRAVRHSDDPSEPGRPALVSHETVYPQGWPEQPGLFMLRNDFPAWIVFAGESYASVLHGYWALSAADASDRGRIRDAASGREAHDLGGRAAHRSDWPDVRLAVMAGLVRAKFTQHPELAEVLVSTGDARISYTGLSDSPFWRDAPDDRGRNWMGRLLELTRSELVARRLLRPEETPASGRR
- a CDS encoding MATE family efflux transporter, yielding MIQAPATPPSRRRRHDREIIALAVPAFGALVAEPLFVMVDSAIVGHLGTPQLAGLAVAAALLTTAVSIFVFLAYATTAAVARRVGAGDLASAIRQGMDGIWLAILLGLAVIAVTLPLAPWLVGVFGASDTATPYATTYLRISSLGIPAMLVVLAATGVLRGLQNTRTPLYVAIGGFAANAALNAGLVYGAGLGIAGSAWGTVIAQVGMAVAYLVVVVRGARRHGASLRPDVAGIRASAQAGVPLLVRTLSLRAVLLIATAVAARLGDTDIAAHQIILSLWSLMAFALDAIAIAGQAIIGRYLGADDTKGAREACRRMVEWGIASGVVFGVLIVLARPLFVPLFTSDQAVKDTLFPALLVVALTQPVAGVVFVLDGVLMGAGDGPYLAWAMLVTLAVFAPAALLVPALGGGLTALWCAMALMMLVRMATLWLRARSGKWLVTGATR
- a CDS encoding peptidoglycan bridge formation glycyltransferase FemA/FemB family protein; its protein translation is MSLTLRTISREQHLAYIQSLPAASHMQVPAWADVKAEWRSESLGWFDKDGQLVGAGLVLYRQLPKIKRYLAYLPEGPVINWYAPNLADWLQPMLTHLKQQGAFSVKMGPPVVIRRWDAAAIKAGIQDPDVKRLRDVEATHIEPRAFEVADRLRKMGWQQGEDGGAGFGDVQPRYIFQVPLANRSLEDVHKGFNQLWRRNIKKAEKAGVEVVQGSYAELAEWQRLYEITAERDHFRPRPLGYFQRMWTALNNEDPNRMRLYFARHEGENVAAATMLIVGGHVWYSYGASANHKREVRPSNAMQWRMLRDAYAMGATVYDLRGISDSLDETDHLFGLIQFKVGTGGQAAEYLGEWDFPLNKLLHKALDIYMSRR
- a CDS encoding alanine racemase, with protein sequence MALSLYVDTARWRAHQKSVLDQFPGLVPVCKGNGYGFGHERLADEAIRFGSDILAVGTTYEAARIKDWFSGDLLVLTPFRRGEEPVPLPDRVIRSVSSVDGVHALVGARVVIECMSSMKRHGVKEEELGQLHAAIEDVRLEGFALHLPLDRTDGSDAVEEVIAWMDRLRAARLPLHTMFVSHLRAEELARLQQQFPQTRFRARIGTRLWLGDHEATEYRGAVLDVTRVVKGDRFGYRQQKAASDGWLVVVAGGTSHGVGLEAPKALHGVMPRAKGVARAGLATVNRNLSPFVWAGKQRWFAEPPHMQVSILFVPSDAEEPRVGDELVAHLRHTTTQFDRLVDR
- the rpsF gene encoding 30S ribosomal protein S6, whose protein sequence is MRHYEVMVILDPDLEERAVSPLIENFLSVVREGEGKVEKVDTWGRRRLAYEIKKKPEGIYSVIDLQAEPAVVKELDRQMNLNESVLRTKVLRPEIH
- the rpsR gene encoding 30S ribosomal protein S18, with product MAKPPVRKPKKKVCAFCKDKTQYVDYKDTNMLRKFISDRGKIRARRVTGNCTQHQRDVATAVKNSREMALLPYTSTAR
- the rplI gene encoding 50S ribosomal protein L9, coding for MKIILTHEVSGLGAAGDVVDVKDGYARNYLVPRGFAIRWTKGGEKDVAQIRRARKIHEIATIEQANEIKAKLEAVKVRLAVRSGDAGRLFGSVTPADIASAIKAAGGPDVDKRRVELGSAIKTLGGHQVSVRLHPEVAAKLGIEVVAA
- a CDS encoding single-stranded DNA-binding protein; the encoded protein is MAGETVITVVGNLVDDPELRFTPSGAAVAKFRVASTPRIFDRQTNEWKDGEGLFLTCSVWRQAAENVAESLTRGMRVVVQGRLKQRSYEDREGVKRTVYELDVEEVGPSLKSATAKVTKTTGRGGQGGQGGYGGGQQGGGNWGGGPGSGGQQGGGGAPADDPWATSAPAGGQQGGGQQSGGGGWGGSSGGSGGSSGGGYSDEPPF
- the dnaB gene encoding replicative DNA helicase; translation: MSIPEPLDDPWADTGPSDRLPVSRQRRGEGRDRGEQHDRGRESSSWEGGSPGFERVPPQDLDAEQSVLGGMLLSKDAIADVVEIIKGHDFYRPAHETVFQAILDLYAKGEPADPITVAAELVKRGEITKVGGAPYLHTLVQSVPTAANASYYAEIVHERAVLRRLVEAGTKITQMGYAADGDVDDIVNSAQAEIYAVTEQRTSEDYLPLGDIMEGALDEIEAIGSRSGEMTGVPTGFTDLDALTNGLHPGQMVVIAARPAMGKSTLALDFARACSIKSNLPSVIFSLEMGRNEIAMRLLSAEARVALHHMRSGTMTDEDWTRLARRMPDVSAAPLYIDDSPNLSMMEIRAKCRRLKQRNDLKLVVIDYLQLMQSGGSKRAESRQQEVSDMSRNLKLLAKELQLPVIALSQLNRGPEQRTDKKPMVSDLRESGSIEQDADMVILLHREDAYEKESPRAGEADLIVAKHRNGPTATITVAFQGHYSRFVDMAQT